Sequence from the Christiangramia fulva genome:
GGCTGAGCATTTAGGAGTGTTTACCCGGCTGTTAGCGAGAAGTGCTACTGGGCAGCCCACAACGATTTATACATCCCATTTTCAGAAGCCGCAAAAGGGAAAGGAGATGCACATAGTGATCGTAGATAACGGCAGAAGTGAGCAGCTTGGGAAAGAAGATTTCAGAAATAGTCTGAAGTGTATCCGCTGTGGCGCTTGTATGAACACCTGTCCTATCTACAGGAGAAGTGGCGGGCATAGTTATCATGCAACCATTCCCGGGCCTATTGGGGCAATTCTTTCGCCAAACCGGGACCTGAAGAAATACAGCGACCTGCCTTTTGCTTCCACCCTTTGTGGCTCATGCAGTGATGTTTGTCCTGTCAAGATTGACATTCACGAGCAGCTTTATAAATGGAGGCAGGAAATTTATAAGCACCACGAACTTCCAAAATCCAAATCGATTCCACTCAGAATAACAGGAAAGATCTTTGAAAATCCTTCGATTTTTAATTCTGTGGGGAAGATAGCCCGCAGTTCTCTCAAACATCTTCCAAGGTTTATGGTCTATAATAATCTTAATGGCTGGGGCAAACAAAGGGAGCTTCCTGAGGTGCCAGAATACAGCTTTAAGGAATGGTATAAAAAGCAAAAAGATGAGTAGGGCAGATATTTTAGAAGCCATTAAGAAGAATAAGCCGCAAAGCCTTTCTTTGCCGGACCTGTCGGTTTTTCAGCATGAAATTTCGCCAGAAATTCTCGTGGCCGATTTCATTAAGACTTCTACGGGCAATATGAGCAATGTAGTAGATCTTACTACTTCTGAAGTGGATCTTTCTGTTTTTCTGGAAGAATTTATTGCAGAGAATTTTCCGAAAGCGACAAAATTCTATGACACGAGAAGTTCAGGAAAAGAAATTCCGGAAAATGTCGATTTTCAGGAGAACATTGATCTTTTCATAGCTGAACCAAAACTAGGCGTTGCCGAAAATGGATGTTTATGGCTTGATGAGGGAATATTAAAGCATCGGGTTGCCCCTTTTGCCTGTCAGCATACCCTGATGGTTATCGATCACCATAACATAGTGCCTACCATGCACCAGGCCTACCAAATATTGAACATCAATGAAACCGGCTATGGGGTTTTTATTGCCGGGCCTTCAAAAACTGCCGATATTGAGCAATCTTTAGTGATCGGCGCACAGGGAGCAGTAAGTAATACAGTTATTTTAATCTAAAGAAATTATGAGTTTAGCCCAGGTAGAAGAAGAAGTAATAGAAAACGAAACCGCTGGAGAATTCGAGAGGGAGCCGGTCCCCCAGTCTCAGTGGAAAAGCTGGAAAAGTTTTTTGGGTATGTATGCCGGCGAGCATGCTGCAGGTACCGAGTTTGTGATAGGTCCTTTATTTTTAACCACCGGCGTTAGTGCATTTGATCTCATTGTGGGGCTATTTTTGGGTAACCTCATGGCGGTATTGAGCTGGCGTTTTCTGACGGCTGAGATCGGTGTGAAATTTCGCTACACCCTTTATTTTCACCTAGAAAAGATCTGCGGAAAAAGACTCGTGACCATTTATAATCTTGCAAATGGCATGCTCTTCTGTTTCCTGGCGGGTTCCATGATCACAGTTTCGGCTACGGCGGTAGGCATTCCGTTTGATATGAAAATGCCGCAACTTACCGATACTATGCCTAATAGTCTTACCTGGGTAATTGTGGTTCTATGTATAGGGGTTGTTATTTCTCTAATTGCGGCCAAGGGCTACAGCACGGTGGCAAAGGCTGCAAACTGGATGTCTCCCTTTATCGTTTTGGCTTTTATTGCCTGCGGGATTGTCTCTTTGTACCAATTGCATATTGACAGCTTTTCGGAGTTCTGGAACATTTGGGGCACGGGAGGAGAACCCTTTCCTGGCCAAATGAAATACACCTTCTGGCACGTCTTCTTATGGTCGTGGTTTGCCAATGCCGCCATGCATATTGGAATGTCGGATCTTTCAGTTTTCCGTTTTGCGAAAAAATCCAGTACTGGATGGACAACCGCCGGTGGAATGTATGTAGGTCATTATGTGGCCTGGATTGCAGCGGCCTTGTTGTATGCCGTATATCTCAAATCTCCTGAAGCAGCGTCCTTTTTGAATAATGGAGAAGCACCACCTGTTGCACCGGGACCTCTGGCCTATAACGCCCTGGGATTTTTTGGGATCATCGCTGTTCTCCTGGCCGGTTGGACAACGGCCAATCCTACTATCTATCGAGCTGGACTGGCTTTTCAGGCTATTATTCCAAAAATGTCAACCTTTTGGGTCACAATTTTAGCAGGGGCTGTTGCTACTATCGCGGGATTGTTTCCTGCCTTCGCAATGAAGCTGTTGGATTTTGTGGCGCTATATGGGTTTATTC
This genomic interval carries:
- a CDS encoding purine-cytosine permease family protein, with product MSLAQVEEEVIENETAGEFEREPVPQSQWKSWKSFLGMYAGEHAAGTEFVIGPLFLTTGVSAFDLIVGLFLGNLMAVLSWRFLTAEIGVKFRYTLYFHLEKICGKRLVTIYNLANGMLFCFLAGSMITVSATAVGIPFDMKMPQLTDTMPNSLTWVIVVLCIGVVISLIAAKGYSTVAKAANWMSPFIVLAFIACGIVSLYQLHIDSFSEFWNIWGTGGEPFPGQMKYTFWHVFLWSWFANAAMHIGMSDLSVFRFAKKSSTGWTTAGGMYVGHYVAWIAAALLYAVYLKSPEAASFLNNGEAPPVAPGPLAYNALGFFGIIAVLLAGWTTANPTIYRAGLAFQAIIPKMSTFWVTILAGAVATIAGLFPAFAMKLLDFVALYGFILAPIGAVIVFEYFFGKKAEIQSFYAEKSGIKFNQAVFWAWVLSAGIFYGISIYLDVFLSFLTLPAWIFCGILYLVFSKWVQKRSLQFA
- a CDS encoding LutC/YkgG family protein translates to MSRADILEAIKKNKPQSLSLPDLSVFQHEISPEILVADFIKTSTGNMSNVVDLTTSEVDLSVFLEEFIAENFPKATKFYDTRSSGKEIPENVDFQENIDLFIAEPKLGVAENGCLWLDEGILKHRVAPFACQHTLMVIDHHNIVPTMHQAYQILNINETGYGVFIAGPSKTADIEQSLVIGAQGAVSNTVILI